Proteins from one Hemiscyllium ocellatum isolate sHemOce1 chromosome 8, sHemOce1.pat.X.cur, whole genome shotgun sequence genomic window:
- the LOC132817925 gene encoding SERTA domain-containing protein 2-like, giving the protein MLAKGLKRKLSDYEENMAGVPGAFDSNPGLPYTLQRQLVLNMCLIKLQSCRMLVEPNLHRSVLIANTVRQIQEEMRQESSQEGSNICSGASSVPDSYTASQASIELTGTPSSIQNSSLDLNISSDFSENQIENSLVVVSDDDMSSAISSILKDLDFMEDISPSPCPAPAGEDDPNSDTSLADRPQETRPAETVFGSFEITNSTSYLTDLAFDDIFDDIDTSMYDSDLCLLPLTPTRTPPANVDDVSKPFQLCNSASVNTIQICRVDLSDLDHIMEILVGS; this is encoded by the coding sequence ATGTTGGCTAAAGGACTGAAGCGCAAGCTTAGTGATTACGAAGAAAATATGGCTGGTGTTCCTGGTGCCTTTGATTCTAACCCAGGGCTGCCCTATACTTTGCAGAGACAGTTGGTACTTAATATGTGCCTTATCAAATTGCAAAGCTGTCGGATGCTGGTGGAACCAAACTTGCACCGTTCTGTCCTTATCGCAAATACTGTTCGGCAGATCCAGGAGGAAATGAGGCAAGAAAGCAGTCAAGAAGGATCTAATATCTGCAGTGGAGCAAGTTCAGTTCCAGACTCGTATACAGCATCTCAGGCCAGTATTGAATTAACTGGAACACCATCATCTATTCAAAACAGTTCTCTGGATTTGAATATTTCTTCAGATTTTTCAGAAAATCAGATTGAGAACTCTCTAGTAGTTGTTTCAGATGATGACATGTCATCCGCCATTTCATCAATCCTTAAAGATTTGGATTTCATGGAGGATATTAGCCCATCTCCTTGTCCTGCACCTGCAGGTGAAGATGACCCAAATTCAGACACCTCTTTGGCAGACAGACCACAAGAAACTAGGCCTGCAGAAACTGTGTTTGGCTCTTTTGAAATCACAAATTCAACGAGTTACCTAACAGACCTTGCTTTTGATGACATATTTGATGACATTGATACGTCCATGTATGACTCAGATCTGTGCTTACTTCCATTAACACCTACTAGAACACCACCAGCTAACGTGGATGATGTTTCAAAACCCTTTCAGTTATGCAACTCTGCGTCAGTGAACACCATTCAGATCTGCAGAGTAGATTTGAGTGACCTGGACCATATCATGGAAATTCTTGTAGGATCCTAA